In Thalassoglobus sp. JC818, the following are encoded in one genomic region:
- a CDS encoding MotA/TolQ/ExbB proton channel family protein, which produces MDLATIIGLVLGIALILGSISIGGSLLPFVNIPSMMIVLGGSFAALLINSPMSQVIGLFSVLKNCFVAKLPETNAVIQQFTDLARSARRDGLLSLENEMETINDPFLKRGLEMVIGGNSRDELTSVLETEIICIEQRHENGRKILEAIAAAAPAFGMIGTLIGLVQMLRTLEDPSQIGVGMATALLTTLYGAVIANLFCIPLAGKLETRSKDEALVRELMMSGLSSLVDGLAPRVVQERMAAFVSESKRPVTPTQAA; this is translated from the coding sequence ATGGACCTTGCAACGATCATAGGATTGGTTCTGGGGATCGCCCTGATCCTGGGCTCCATCTCCATTGGAGGATCGCTCCTGCCATTTGTAAACATTCCGTCAATGATGATTGTGCTCGGCGGATCGTTCGCTGCATTGCTCATCAACTCCCCAATGTCACAGGTCATCGGGCTCTTCTCGGTTCTGAAGAACTGCTTTGTCGCCAAACTCCCCGAGACGAATGCAGTCATTCAACAGTTCACAGATCTCGCCCGGTCGGCACGCCGGGACGGTTTGCTTTCTCTGGAGAATGAGATGGAAACTATCAATGACCCGTTCCTGAAACGCGGGCTCGAAATGGTAATCGGTGGAAACTCGAGAGACGAACTCACCTCAGTCCTTGAAACCGAGATCATTTGCATCGAACAACGACATGAAAACGGACGGAAAATTCTCGAAGCAATTGCGGCAGCTGCCCCGGCATTTGGGATGATTGGAACCCTAATCGGACTCGTTCAGATGCTCCGAACCCTGGAAGATCCCTCTCAAATTGGTGTCGGAATGGCGACAGCACTTCTGACAACTCTGTATGGTGCCGTCATCGCCAACCTCTTCTGCATTCCGCTCGCAGGGAAGCTGGAAACACGTTCCAAGGATGAAGCACTTGTCCGTGAGTTGATGATGTCAGGACTGTCATCGCTAGTCGACGGCCTTGCACCACGTGTGGTTCAGGAACGCATGGCGGCGTTTGTCTCCGAGTCGAAACGGCCAGTCACCCCAACGCAGGCCGCTTAA
- a CDS encoding flagellar motor protein MotB: MKRAETQSKPTSIPRWFITYSDVVTLLMTFFILLLTFANSEPEKFEMMQQTLFGAGGSAGNIGHRDQTLDHASIVMRVRPTSSRLTLRGSEIPPMYTDVISEAMGRGLESLEESSELGKMRSFSFDISRDLFFDSKGDLTDLGRQHLGFLAAQMKKLPFDLTINSASTPQIIDSTKIATYLTMQSGVSIQQVAVGVLPHSNISPRKIRLILIHEN, translated from the coding sequence ATGAAGAGAGCTGAGACACAATCGAAGCCAACAAGTATTCCTCGCTGGTTTATCACTTACAGCGATGTAGTAACCCTATTGATGACATTCTTCATCCTTCTCCTCACATTTGCCAACAGCGAGCCAGAGAAGTTCGAAATGATGCAGCAAACTCTGTTCGGAGCTGGAGGAAGTGCTGGAAACATTGGCCATCGTGACCAGACTCTCGATCATGCTTCCATCGTGATGCGAGTCCGTCCGACGAGCAGTCGATTGACACTCCGGGGAAGTGAGATTCCGCCGATGTACACAGATGTCATCTCCGAAGCGATGGGACGGGGCCTGGAATCACTTGAGGAATCTTCGGAACTCGGAAAAATGCGGTCGTTCTCATTCGATATTTCGAGGGACTTGTTCTTCGACTCGAAAGGAGACCTGACCGACCTCGGTCGGCAGCACTTAGGCTTCCTGGCTGCTCAGATGAAGAAACTACCCTTCGATCTGACCATCAATTCCGCGTCCACTCCACAGATCATTGACTCAACAAAAATCGCCACCTATCTCACCATGCAGAGTGGTGTATCGATTCAACAAGTGGCAGTTGGAGTGCTACCGCATTCGAATATTTCACCTCGGAAGATTCGTCTCATTCTAATACACGAAAACTGA
- a CDS encoding flagellar motor protein MotB has protein sequence MRRKKSTSGPNNSYLISFGDTMTALLAFFIVLNSLASEQTGVNLYSGTGSFIRATDELGVPGIFAEKLSRSPMQLDHTPPVYIVPDPSSDQSGSGPDEESDSLYIRDWEQQELDRVLIELERFHDHAGVEETDLGVAFDRMNPLPQTGSLIDEEMRKMLVEIAPFARRNDSMLKIVVWTPSPGPTVWARSTEQAARLASVISDQLQLSPQKQSKIHAVSQLWPYSDIKRPSMTIVATRLR, from the coding sequence ATGAGGAGAAAGAAAAGCACGAGCGGTCCGAACAATAGCTACCTGATCTCCTTTGGAGACACAATGACAGCGCTGCTCGCATTCTTCATTGTGCTCAATTCGCTCGCTTCTGAGCAAACCGGGGTCAATCTCTATTCGGGCACGGGTTCGTTCATTCGAGCCACAGATGAACTCGGTGTGCCTGGAATTTTCGCAGAGAAACTCAGCCGCAGCCCAATGCAACTTGACCACACTCCACCGGTTTATATCGTCCCTGACCCATCCAGTGATCAATCAGGTTCTGGACCTGATGAAGAGTCGGATTCACTTTACATCCGCGACTGGGAGCAACAGGAACTCGATCGTGTTCTCATCGAGTTGGAACGCTTTCATGATCATGCTGGAGTCGAGGAAACGGACTTAGGAGTTGCCTTTGATCGCATGAATCCTCTGCCGCAAACCGGGTCGCTGATTGATGAAGAGATGCGGAAAATGCTCGTTGAAATTGCTCCATTCGCGAGACGAAATGATTCGATGCTGAAGATCGTCGTCTGGACGCCTTCGCCCGGGCCAACTGTCTGGGCTCGATCCACTGAACAGGCAGCGCGCCTGGCGTCCGTGATCTCCGATCAACTGCAGCTTTCACCGCAGAAGCAAAGCAAAATTCATGCGGTCAGCCAACTATGGCCATACTCTGATATCAAGCGGCCCAGCATGACGATCGTAGCGACACGTCTGCGATAA
- a CDS encoding DUF1080 domain-containing protein: MTRIVFSLVLLFSIGSQSSAAEWQTLFNGKSLEGWTQKNGWASYAVEDGAIVGRTAPGSPNSFLTTLGDYGDFELEFEVKVDNGLNSGVQIRSKTKEVADGQGRNNQVGRVYGPQVEIESGPAEAGYVYGEATGRGWLTPEDRLKPHDHFKNEEWNQFRIVAKGPRIQTFINGQEIEDLTDEPIYESHPSGFIGLQVHGIGDRDQSYEVRWRNIRIKELE; encoded by the coding sequence ATGACACGAATTGTTTTTTCTCTTGTACTCCTGTTTTCGATCGGTAGCCAATCCTCTGCCGCTGAGTGGCAAACACTCTTCAATGGAAAGTCTCTTGAGGGCTGGACGCAAAAAAACGGATGGGCGAGCTACGCTGTTGAAGATGGTGCGATCGTCGGACGGACTGCTCCGGGAAGCCCCAATTCGTTCTTGACCACACTTGGCGATTACGGAGACTTTGAACTGGAGTTTGAAGTCAAAGTCGACAACGGATTGAACTCCGGAGTCCAGATTCGATCCAAGACGAAAGAGGTCGCAGATGGCCAGGGAAGAAACAACCAAGTGGGACGCGTTTACGGACCACAAGTTGAAATCGAATCAGGCCCTGCAGAAGCTGGCTATGTCTACGGTGAAGCCACCGGCCGTGGATGGCTGACCCCGGAAGATCGCCTGAAGCCACACGATCACTTTAAAAACGAAGAGTGGAACCAGTTCCGAATTGTCGCCAAGGGGCCACGAATTCAAACGTTCATCAACGGACAGGAAATCGAAGATCTGACCGACGAGCCGATCTACGAAAGTCATCCATCCGGATTCATCGGCCTTCAGGTTCACGGAATCGGCGACCGAGATCAGTCGTACGAAGTGCGTTGGCGAAACATTCGAATTAAAGAACTCGAATAG
- a CDS encoding HDOD domain-containing protein — MVNQKFRASSASQPSGTEELQVSHRIALLEELASQDDFTWNSIASRVQADAELASRVVMEAATAGRHGELLREIQSIEHATALLGINWIQNLLVELTDEGHQEQKAA, encoded by the coding sequence ATGGTCAATCAGAAATTCCGCGCATCGTCGGCTTCTCAACCTTCAGGAACGGAGGAACTGCAGGTCAGCCACCGGATCGCATTATTGGAAGAACTTGCCAGCCAGGATGATTTTACCTGGAATTCCATCGCAAGCCGTGTTCAGGCTGATGCGGAACTGGCATCCCGCGTCGTTATGGAAGCAGCGACGGCTGGCCGACACGGAGAACTCTTGCGCGAAATTCAGTCGATCGAACATGCGACCGCTTTACTTGGCATCAACTGGATTCAGAATCTTTTGGTGGAGCTGACCGACGAGGGCCATCAAGAACAGAAAGCTGCCTGA